The following nucleotide sequence is from Actinomycetes bacterium.
AGGCGAGCCACCTGCGGATCGTGGTCGGAGGCCTGGTCGGCGAACTCGGCGTTGACGTGCACCGGATCGTAGTCGATCGGGAAGTTTCCAAGCAGGGTGTTGCTCACCAGGATCTGGTCGAGCACCTGCGAGTTGCCCTCGAACACATACGAGTAGCGCTCGGCCTTGGGCAGGGTGTCCATCAGTGTCGTGAGCACGCCCCCTTCTAGGAGCTCGACCGTGTCGGAGAACTCGAAGTCGTTGATGTCGCCAAGCACGATCACGTTCGCCTGGGGATCGACCGCCACCAGCTCGTCCACGAAGTCGTTGACGACCCGCGCCTGGGCGTGGCGGGCCTGCTCGCTGTAGCGGATCGGCGGCTGCCACCGGCCAAACAGCGGGTCGTCGTCACCCTTGGAGCTGAAGTGGTTGGCGATCACGAACACCTTCTTGCCATGCATGCGGAACTCGCCGGCCAGCGACTTGCGGGTATCCACGAACGCCGGGTCCTGGGGGTCGACCCGGCCCGGGCTGAACGACAGTTGCGGCCCCGCGGGCTGGTCGACCACGGTGGTCGCCGTGGTGGCGTCGCCGCCGGGGCGGTCGACGAAACTGAGGCCGCGGTCGGTGCGGAACAGGAAGCCGACCCGGATGTTGCCGCCTGGCTGGCCGCCGTCCTGGTCGTCCACCGGGTCGATCTGCCGGTACTGGTAGGCCGGCCCGCCGGCGGCCCGGATCGCGTCGATCAGCAGCCTCCAGGTGACCGAGGCGTCGGTGATGGAGCTGTTGGCTGCGCCGTCGTTGTCCTGCACCTCCTCGATCGCGAGCAGGTCGGGCGAGCGCAGGTTGTGCACGATCAGCTCGGCGTGGCGCGCGAAGGCCCCGCCGTCGCCTGGATCCAGGTTCTCGACGTTGTAGGTCCCCACCACGATCTCCCGATCCTGCGGAGCACGGGTCGCCTCGCGCTGCAGGCCGCCGTCGGCGCGGGTGAGCGGGGCGGTGACGTTCAGCTTGAAGTTGCCGAAGCTGTAGTCCATGACCCCCACCACCGACGTGGTGAAGCCGTCCCCGACGTTCGCCACCGGGGTCGCCAGCAGGGTGTCGTCCAGGATGATCCGCTCGGGGTTGAAGTCCTCTGGGCGGATGACGATGCCGCCGCGGACGGTGTCGACGCCCGCGTGCGCGCCCTGGTCGCCGACCACCGGGATCTCGCCGAACTGATTGCGCGGACCGACCACGAGGGCCTGGTTCACCTGGACGCGCATCCCCTCCAGGCTCTCGTAGAAGTCGATCCCGTCGGAGGCCGGGTCGAACACCCCGCTGGTCTCCACGCTCCCCGAGGCGTCGTCCTCGATCACCATCGAGGGCGGGACCCGTCCCCCCGCCCCCACGACCGTGGGGGCGGGCAGGGGGTTGCCGCTGGAGAGGACGGCCACGCTGAGCCCCGGCGTGCTGATCTCGGTGGTGGTCAGGTTGTCGGCCGACGCGCCGCCGGGCCGGAACTCAAGCACTCGTCCGCTCACGCTCACGTGATCGCCGACACTGACCACAGCGCCGACGCCGGAGCCGAACACGAGGATGCCCTCGGAGGTGGCCTGATCGGTGTCCGGGGTGGGGTCCTGCATCCAAAAGCTGCTGGAACGCTCGACGGTGACGACCCCCTCCACGCCCGAGACGTCCTCGCCGCTGAAGGGCGAGACATGGGCGGCGTCCTGGATGTCGTGGATCTGGCTGACGACCAGGTCCGGCGAGCTGGCGGTCGCTGGGACGGCAGACAGCGCTGTCAAGAGGCTGAGGGCCGCGGCCACCAGCCCGACGGTGCGCAACGAACCCATACGTTCCCCCTCAGTCAGCCCGGCCAACGAGGCTATCTGCAAGGCGTGGGCATGGCAATCCGGGCATGGGTCCCGCCGGTGCGGGAGCCGTCCCGGGTTTCCTGCCGATGCCACCGACTTTCCCTAGCCCGCGAGAACCCGAGCCCCACGCCCACCCCGCCTGCCAGACTCCGTACCGGGCCGCCGCCGTACCGAGCCGCCGCCAATGATCGTGAGCGCACGCGAAGCGGGGCTGTAGTACCAGCGACCAAAGGATCGCTAATTGCCGGAAGCGCCTCACGATGAGGATGGCTGGGTCAGCGTCTGGCGGCCTGGATCGCGCGCCAGACCCGCTCGGGCGTGAGCGGCATGTCGACGTGGGTCACGCCGAGGTGGGCGAGGGCGTCGACGACGGCATTGTGCACGGCGGGCGTCGAACCGATCGTGCCTGACTCCCCGATGCCCTTGGCGCCGAGCGGGTTCAGCGGCGTCGGGGTCTCGGTGTGCATGGTCTCGAAGCCGGGCAGGTCGGCCGCGCTCGGCATCGCGTAGGAGGCCAGCGTGCCGGTCACGCAGTTGCCCTCCTCGTCGTAGCGGACCTCCTCGAACAGCGCCTGGGCCACCCCCTGGGCGATGCCGCCGTGGACCTGGCCCTCGACCAGCATCGGGTTGAGGATGCGCCCGCAGTCGTCGACGGCGACGTGGCGGACGAGCCGGGCCCGGCCGGTCTCGACGTCGACCTCGGCCACGGCCAGGTGGGCGCCGAACGGGAAGGTGTTGCCGGCCTGCTCGAAGTCGACCTCGGCGGACAGCCCAGGCTCCATGCCGGGCGGCAGCCAGGCCGGGTCGGCCGCCGCCTCGGCCAGCCGAGCCCAGGACAGCGCGGTCTCGGGCGCGCCCGCCACCCCGAGCCCCTCACCCTCGAACACCACCACGTCCTCGACCGGCGCCTCCAGCAGGTGGGCGGCGAGCTCCCTGGCCTTGGCCAGGACCCGCTGGCCGGCCTGGAGCACCGCGCTCCCGCCGATCTGGAGGGAGCGCGAGCCCATGGTCCCGTTGCCCCTCGGGACCCGGCCGGTGTCGGAGTGGACGACCCGGACCGCCTCGCCGGGCAGGCCGAGGGTGCCGGCCACGAGCTGGGCCCAGGCGGTCTCGTGCCCCTGCCCCTGCGGCGACGTTCCGGTGGCCACCGTGACCCGACCGTCCACGCCCACCGTGCAGACGCCCACCTCGGACTGCCAGCCGGTCATCTCCACGTAGACGGACAGCCCGATGCCGAGCTGCGCTGCGGCGCCCCGGCGGCGGCGCTCGGCCTGCTCGGCCCTCAGGTCCTCGTAGCCGGCCGCCTCCACGGCGCACCGCAGCGCGCCCGCGTAGTCGCCCGAGTCGTAGCTGGCTCCGGACGCGGTCCGGTAGGGGAAGGCGTCGGCCGGGATCAGGTTGCGGCGGCGCAGCTCGGCCGGGTCGAGCCGCAGCTCGGCGGCGAGCAGGTCGACCGCCCGCTCGAGCAGGGCGGTCGCCTCGGGCCGGCCGGCACCCCGGTAGGACGCCACCGGGGTGGTGTTGGTCGCCACACAGACCACGTCGACCTCGATACGGGGGATGCGGTAGACGCCCGAGGCCATCCTCCGCGTCAGCTCGGGCAGGTAGGTGGCGAGCGGGTAGGCGCCACAGTCGGCCAGCAGCCGGACCCTGAGACCGCTGAGGATGCCGTCGGCGCCCGCGCCCAGCTCGACCTCCTGGACCTGGGCGCGGCCGTGGGTCATGGCCAGCATCGTCTCGGAGCGGCTCTCGGCGTGGCGGACCGGCCGGCCGAGCCGCAGGGCGAGCGCGGCCACCACGAGCTGCTCGGGGGTGACGGCGATCCGGGCGCCGAACCCGCCCCCGGCCGCGGGGGAGACCACCCGGACCAGCTCCTCGTCGAGCCCGAGCGCGGCCGCGACCTCCTCGCGCACGGAGAACGGCGCCTGGCAGGGCGTCCACAGGGTGATCCCTCCGGTCTCCGGGTCAGGCACGGCCAAGGCGGCGCCCGGCTCCATCGGCACCGGCGCCAGCCGCTGGTTGACGAACCGGGCCCGAACCACCACCTCGGCCTCGTCCAGCCCGGCCGGAGGTCCTCGCCAGGGCCGCTCGACCACGAGGTTGCTGCCGTGCTCGGGGAAGAGCACCGGCGCGCCGGGGTCGAGCGCGCGCACCGGGTCGGTCACCGCCGCCAGTGGCTCGTAGTCGACGCCGACCAGCTCCGCGGCGTCGACCGCCGCCGCCCGGGTGTCGGCCACCACCACCGCCAGCGCCTCGCCGAGGAACCGGACCCGCTCGGTGGCCAGGACGGGCCGGGCGAAGGCGGCCGGCGCGCCGTCCGGTGACAGCGGCGGCAGGCCGAGGTCGGCGGCGGTGAACACGCCTGCGACCCCGGGCATGGCGGCCGCCTCCGCGGTGTCGATGCCGGTGACCAGGGCGTGGGCTACCACCGAGCGGACGAAGGCGGCGTGCAGCGCCCCGGGCGCGGCCAGGTCGTCGGTGTACCGGGCCGCCCCGGTGACCAGGGGCGGGTCCTCGACCCGGCCCACGGGCCCGCCGACCCGGCCTCCGGCGCCGCCGACCGGGCCGCCGGTGCCGCCGAGCCGGCCGCCGCTGTCGCCGAGCCGGCCCTCGGGGCCGCCGAGGTGGTTGGACTGCATGAGCGAAGCGTAGAGCAACCCGCGCCCGGGCACATCCGGGACCGGCGCATACCCGGCGCATACTGGAGCCCCGCCGGTCCCGACCGGCGGGCGACGGTCGGCACGCGGGAGGTGGGCATGAGCACGACGCCGGGCGCCCTGGGCTTCGCCCCTTGGGATCTCGCGTTCGTCGCCGACCCCTACCCGGTCTACGCCGAGCTGCGGGAGCGCGGCCCGGTCCACTACGACGAGGCCACCGACCACTGGCTCGTGCCGCGCTACGCCGACGTGAACGCGCTGCTGCGGGACCGCCGCTTCGCCCGCACCTACCTGCACGTCGCCACCCACGCCGAGATGGGCCGGCCCGAGGAGTCCGACTGGCACGAGCCGTTCTGGGAGCTGATCCGCAACGGCATGCTGGACCGCGAGCCCCCCGACCACACCCGCCTTCGCAAGCTGGTCTCCAAGGCGTTCACCCCGCCGATGGTCGAGCGGCTCCGCGGCCGCGTCCAGGCGGTCATGGAGGGCCTGGTCGACCAGGTGGCCGGCACGGGCACCGCCGACCTCGTGGCCGCGGTCGCCGAGCCGCTGTCGGTGACGGTCATCGCCGAGATGCTCGGCGTGCCAGCAGCCGACCAGCACCTGCTGCGGCCGTGGTCGGCCGGGATCTGCGGGATGTACGAGCTGAACCCAACCGACGACGCCGCCCGGCGGGCGGTACAGGCCAGCGTCGAGTTCTCCGAGTACCTGCTGGCGCTGGTCCGCGAGCGGCGCGCCCGCCCGGCCGACGACCTGGTCACCGCCCTCACCCGGGTCGTCGACGAGGGCGACCGGCTCACCGAGGGGGAGCTGGTCGGCACCTGCGTCCTGCTGCTCAACGCCGGACACGAGGCGACCGTCAACGTGACCGGCAACGGCTGGTGGGCGCTGTTCCGCAACCCCGACCAGCTCGCGCGGGTCCGGGCAGACCCCTCGCTGGTGCCGCGTGCGGTCGAGGAGCTCATGCGGTACGACACGCCGCTGCAGATGTTCGAGCGCTGGGTCCTCGAGGACGCCGACATCCACGGCGTGACCGTGCCCCAAGGCGCCGAGCTGGGACTCCTGTTCGGCTCCGCCAACCGTGACCCGGCCGTGTTCGCCCGGCCCGACGCCCTGGACGTCGCCAGGGCGCCCAACCCGCACCTGTCGTTCGGGGCCGGCACCCATTTCTGCCTGGGCGCGCCCCTGGCCCGGCTGGAGCTCGAGGTCTCGTTCGCGACCCTGCTCCGCCGCCTGCCCGGCATGGAGCTGGCCACCGAGCCGGCCTGGCGGCCCGCCTACATCGTCCGCGGGCTCGAACGGCTCGACGTGACCTTCTAGTGTCCCGAATCGTTGATCCGTTGGTGTTCTCAGGCGACTCTTGGTCCTCCGACCAGGAGGTTCACGGCCACGAAGATGGAGCGAATCAGTAACTCGGGACACTAGGACGAGGACGTCACCGGCGCGACGTGACCGTCCAGGACGGCGAGGTCACCGGCGCGACGTGACCGTCCAGGACGAGGACGGCGACGTCAGCGAGTCGTCAGGTCCGACCCCCGCGTCTCGCGGCGGCGGGCCGCCAGCCGCCGTCCCACGAGCACGACCACGGTGAGCACAATGGCCGCGTAGACCGCGTAGTTCACATAGTCGCTGTACCGGCCGACGGTCTCCCAGCGCTCACCGAGCACGTACCCCAGGCTGATCAGCACGACGTTGTAGACGCCGCTGCCGAGCGTGGTGTAGAGGGTGAACCGGAGCAGCGGCATCCGCTCCAGGCCGGCGGGCAGCGAGATGAGGCTGCGTACCGCGGGGACAAGCCGGCCGAGCAGGACCGCCATGCCGCCGTAGCGGTCGAACCAGGCCTCGGCCCGCTCCAGGTCGGCCACGTCGACGAGCGGGACGCGGTCGATGATGCGCACCAGCCGTGCCCGGCCGATCGCCGCGCCGGCCCAGTACAGCACCAGCGCGCCAGCCACCGACCCGGCGGTCGCGGCGACGATGGCGGTGATCAGCGCCATGCGGCCCGTGCTGGCCAGGTAGCCGGCGAGCGGCAGCACCAGCTCGCTCGGGATCGGCGGGAACAGGTTCTCGAGCGCGACCAGCACGCCGACGCCGAAGCTGCCCAGGGCGCCGACCACGTCGACGACCCAGCCGGCGAATCCGGTGAGCTCCTGGCCGCCCGAGGCGGCGGCCGCGACCGGGGGGTGGGAGGGGGACAGAAGGGTGTCGATCATCACCCGAGCATGCCCGATCAGGCGGGTCGCCAGCCACCGCGCAGGCCGCCCCGTGTCCGGACCGTCACCAGAACGTCACCAGGCCGCGCCCGGCCCAGGCAACCACCGCCGGGGTGGGCACGCCGGTGGTGAGCGCACCGGTTGCCCCGTTCGGCCTCGATCTGCAAGCCTTCGACCTCCGAGTCCAGCA
It contains:
- a CDS encoding cytochrome P450, translated to MSTTPGALGFAPWDLAFVADPYPVYAELRERGPVHYDEATDHWLVPRYADVNALLRDRRFARTYLHVATHAEMGRPEESDWHEPFWELIRNGMLDREPPDHTRLRKLVSKAFTPPMVERLRGRVQAVMEGLVDQVAGTGTADLVAAVAEPLSVTVIAEMLGVPAADQHLLRPWSAGICGMYELNPTDDAARRAVQASVEFSEYLLALVRERRARPADDLVTALTRVVDEGDRLTEGELVGTCVLLLNAGHEATVNVTGNGWWALFRNPDQLARVRADPSLVPRAVEELMRYDTPLQMFERWVLEDADIHGVTVPQGAELGLLFGSANRDPAVFARPDALDVARAPNPHLSFGAGTHFCLGAPLARLELEVSFATLLRRLPGMELATEPAWRPAYIVRGLERLDVTF
- a CDS encoding xanthine dehydrogenase family protein molybdopterin-binding subunit; protein product: MQSNHLGGPEGRLGDSGGRLGGTGGPVGGAGGRVGGPVGRVEDPPLVTGAARYTDDLAAPGALHAAFVRSVVAHALVTGIDTAEAAAMPGVAGVFTAADLGLPPLSPDGAPAAFARPVLATERVRFLGEALAVVVADTRAAAVDAAELVGVDYEPLAAVTDPVRALDPGAPVLFPEHGSNLVVERPWRGPPAGLDEAEVVVRARFVNQRLAPVPMEPGAALAVPDPETGGITLWTPCQAPFSVREEVAAALGLDEELVRVVSPAAGGGFGARIAVTPEQLVVAALALRLGRPVRHAESRSETMLAMTHGRAQVQEVELGAGADGILSGLRVRLLADCGAYPLATYLPELTRRMASGVYRIPRIEVDVVCVATNTTPVASYRGAGRPEATALLERAVDLLAAELRLDPAELRRRNLIPADAFPYRTASGASYDSGDYAGALRCAVEAAGYEDLRAEQAERRRRGAAAQLGIGLSVYVEMTGWQSEVGVCTVGVDGRVTVATGTSPQGQGHETAWAQLVAGTLGLPGEAVRVVHSDTGRVPRGNGTMGSRSLQIGGSAVLQAGQRVLAKARELAAHLLEAPVEDVVVFEGEGLGVAGAPETALSWARLAEAAADPAWLPPGMEPGLSAEVDFEQAGNTFPFGAHLAVAEVDVETGRARLVRHVAVDDCGRILNPMLVEGQVHGGIAQGVAQALFEEVRYDEEGNCVTGTLASYAMPSAADLPGFETMHTETPTPLNPLGAKGIGESGTIGSTPAVHNAVVDALAHLGVTHVDMPLTPERVWRAIQAARR
- a CDS encoding endonuclease/exonuclease/phosphatase family protein, which translates into the protein MGSLRTVGLVAAALSLLTALSAVPATASSPDLVVSQIHDIQDAAHVSPFSGEDVSGVEGVVTVERSSSFWMQDPTPDTDQATSEGILVFGSGVGAVVSVGDHVSVSGRVLEFRPGGASADNLTTTEISTPGLSVAVLSSGNPLPAPTVVGAGGRVPPSMVIEDDASGSVETSGVFDPASDGIDFYESLEGMRVQVNQALVVGPRNQFGEIPVVGDQGAHAGVDTVRGGIVIRPEDFNPERIILDDTLLATPVANVGDGFTTSVVGVMDYSFGNFKLNVTAPLTRADGGLQREATRAPQDREIVVGTYNVENLDPGDGGAFARHAELIVHNLRSPDLLAIEEVQDNDGAANSSITDASVTWRLLIDAIRAAGGPAYQYRQIDPVDDQDGGQPGGNIRVGFLFRTDRGLSFVDRPGGDATTATTVVDQPAGPQLSFSPGRVDPQDPAFVDTRKSLAGEFRMHGKKVFVIANHFSSKGDDDPLFGRWQPPIRYSEQARHAQARVVNDFVDELVAVDPQANVIVLGDINDFEFSDTVELLEGGVLTTLMDTLPKAERYSYVFEGNSQVLDQILVSNTLLGNFPIDYDPVHVNAEFADQASDHDPQVARLDLRGRPSPE
- a CDS encoding DedA family protein codes for the protein MIDTLLSPSHPPVAAAASGGQELTGFAGWVVDVVGALGSFGVGVLVALENLFPPIPSELVLPLAGYLASTGRMALITAIVAATAGSVAGALVLYWAGAAIGRARLVRIIDRVPLVDVADLERAEAWFDRYGGMAVLLGRLVPAVRSLISLPAGLERMPLLRFTLYTTLGSGVYNVVLISLGYVLGERWETVGRYSDYVNYAVYAAIVLTVVVLVGRRLAARRRETRGSDLTTR